A single region of the Anaerolineales bacterium genome encodes:
- a CDS encoding glycosyltransferase family 4 protein, producing the protein MKILYLHQYFCTPEGSAGTRSYEFARRWVAAGHEVTMITSPAYLPERFKAFTTVTETLIDTIPTVIIPVPYANKMSFSQRIRAFGQFALRASREAMRREADVIFATSTPLTIAIPAIAAKLRRRVPMVFEVRDLWPELPIAIGALKNPLFRWAAYALEWIAYHNARHIIALSPGMSAGIQKRGIPAERISVQPNSCDVALFDIPPERGESIREQLGLRPDQPLIVYSGAFGVINGVDYWVRVAAELRQSDPDIHILLVGMGAEVEKVTALARELGVLGVNVTIWKPVKKEEMPTILAAATVGSSLFKPIEAMWHNSANKFFDTLAAGKPVVINYGGWQGELLEETGAGIALPPEDFPRAAALLAAFLRDEGRLAGGRKAARDLAANRFHRDTIARGVEGVLMKAAAGR; encoded by the coding sequence ATGAAGATTCTCTATTTGCACCAATATTTTTGCACGCCGGAAGGGTCGGCGGGGACGCGCTCCTATGAATTTGCGCGGCGGTGGGTGGCAGCAGGACATGAGGTGACGATGATCACCTCCCCCGCCTACCTCCCCGAACGATTCAAGGCGTTTACGACAGTCACCGAGACTCTGATTGACACCATCCCAACAGTAATTATCCCCGTCCCCTATGCGAACAAGATGTCATTTTCGCAGCGCATCCGTGCCTTTGGGCAATTCGCCCTGCGTGCCTCGCGGGAGGCGATGCGCCGCGAGGCGGATGTTATCTTCGCCACAAGTACCCCGCTGACGATTGCGATCCCCGCCATTGCCGCCAAACTGCGGCGGCGTGTTCCAATGGTTTTTGAGGTGCGTGATCTATGGCCCGAACTGCCCATTGCCATAGGGGCGCTGAAGAATCCCTTGTTTCGGTGGGCGGCATACGCGCTGGAATGGATTGCCTATCACAACGCCCGGCATATTATCGCCCTTTCGCCGGGGATGTCCGCAGGAATCCAAAAACGAGGAATCCCCGCCGAACGGATCAGCGTGCAGCCGAACTCGTGCGATGTGGCGCTCTTTGATATCCCCCCCGAACGGGGGGAGTCAATCCGCGAACAGCTTGGACTGCGCCCCGATCAGCCGTTGATCGTCTACAGCGGAGCGTTTGGGGTGATCAATGGGGTCGATTATTGGGTGCGCGTAGCGGCAGAATTACGGCAGAGTGATCCCGATATCCATATTTTGTTGGTTGGCATGGGCGCAGAGGTTGAGAAAGTGACGGCGCTGGCGAGAGAACTGGGCGTCCTCGGCGTGAATGTGACGATTTGGAAGCCGGTGAAAAAAGAGGAGATGCCCACTATCCTTGCGGCTGCCACCGTCGGATCATCTCTCTTTAAACCGATTGAAGCAATGTGGCACAATTCGGCAAATAAATTTTTCGACACCTTAGCGGCGGGAAAACCTGTTGTGATCAACTATGGCGGGTGGCAAGGGGAACTTTTAGAGGAAACGGGTGCGGGGATCGCCCTCCCCCCAGAGGACTTCCCTCGTGCGGCGGCGCTGTTGGCGGCGTTTCTGCGTGATGAGGGGCGGTTGGCAGGTGGACGGAAGGCAGCCCGCGATCTCGCCGCGAACCGCTTTCACCGTGATACAATTGCGCGAGGGGTAGAAGGGGTTTTAATGAAGGCGGCAGCGGGCAGATGA
- a CDS encoding sugar transferase has product MKRIVKRAVDLVATILGIIILSPLFLLVWVLVRQKLGSPALFKQPRPGLGGRIFTIYKFRTMTDARDASGALLPDAQRLTAFGRFLRGTSLDELPELFNVLRGEMSLVGPRPLMVQYLTRYSPEQARRHDVPPGITGLAQIGGRNAITWEQKFALDVWYVDHYSLWLDLKIILITLWKVIRREGISSDGHATMPEFMGTMGPES; this is encoded by the coding sequence ATGAAACGCATCGTAAAACGTGCCGTTGACCTTGTGGCGACCATTCTGGGGATCATTATCCTCTCGCCGCTGTTTCTTCTAGTGTGGGTCTTGGTGCGGCAAAAATTGGGATCGCCCGCCTTGTTCAAGCAGCCCCGTCCAGGCTTGGGTGGGAGGATTTTCACCATTTACAAATTCCGCACGATGACCGACGCCCGTGATGCAAGTGGGGCGCTGCTCCCTGATGCGCAGCGATTGACGGCGTTTGGGCGCTTTTTGCGGGGGACAAGTTTGGACGAACTCCCTGAACTATTCAATGTGCTGCGTGGGGAGATGAGTTTGGTGGGACCCCGCCCGCTGATGGTGCAGTATTTGACGCGCTATTCGCCGGAACAGGCACGCCGTCACGATGTGCCGCCGGGAATCACCGGTTTGGCGCAGATCGGCGGGCGGAATGCAATCACATGGGAACAGAAATTCGCGCTTGATGTTTGGTATGTGGATCATTATTCCCTCTGGCTTGATCTGAAAATTATCCTGATCACGCTATGGAAAGTGATCCGGCGGGAAGGCATCAGCAGTGATGGTCATGCGACAATGCCAGAATTTATGGGAACGATGGGACCTGAGTCGTGA
- a CDS encoding acyltransferase: protein MLTDLTKFKALGANVVIYEWARIIKEEVITIGEGTQIDDFAFIYGGQGIVIGRYNHICSFTTIIGGGEFISEDYVGVSAGCRIVTGTQHYGDGKRMVPVVPIEQQEVIRGAVIMKKDSFLGSNAIIYPNVTIGEGAIVGAGAIVTKDVEPWTINVGVPARVVGKRPKVRFE from the coding sequence GTGTTAACCGATCTGACGAAATTTAAGGCGCTCGGCGCAAATGTGGTCATTTACGAATGGGCGCGGATCATCAAAGAAGAGGTGATCACCATTGGGGAGGGGACACAGATTGACGATTTCGCCTTCATCTACGGCGGGCAGGGAATCGTCATTGGGCGCTACAACCACATCTGCTCGTTCACGACGATCATCGGCGGTGGGGAGTTTATCAGCGAGGATTATGTGGGCGTCTCGGCGGGCTGCCGGATTGTGACCGGAACACAGCATTACGGCGACGGCAAACGGATGGTGCCGGTTGTCCCTATCGAACAACAAGAGGTGATTCGGGGGGCGGTGATTATGAAGAAGGATTCCTTCCTCGGCAGCAATGCGATCATCTATCCAAACGTGACCATTGGCGAAGGGGCAATTGTTGGGGCGGGGGCAATCGTGACGAAGGATGTGGAGCCATGGACGATCAATGTGGGCGTCCCAGCACGGGTGGTTGGCAAGCGTCCCAAAGTACGCTTTGAGTAA
- a CDS encoding DegT/DnrJ/EryC1/StrS family aminotransferase has translation MHIPMSSPDITQTEIDSVNAVLRTPTLSIGPYIREFEGQIAAYTGMKHGIGVNSGTAGLHLAVIAADVHDDDEVITASFSFIASANAILYERGKPVFVDIDPQTGNLDPDAVEAAITPRTKAIMPIHAFGQPAEMDRIVAIARRHNLMIIEDACEALGAAYKGRLCGTFGDVAVFAFYPNKQMTTGEGGMMVTNRDDHADLYRSLRNQGRDVFDAWLNHTRLGYNYRLDEMSAALGVAQMTRIEELLAKRERVAGWYNERIDEIPGIQKPYIAPTTTRMSWFVYVIRCMDADRGAIITALNAADIPSRPYFTPIHLQPFYRERFGWQRGDLPHTEQAGDTFLALPFSGVMTEAQVDYVTEHLRRAVVGS, from the coding sequence ATGCACATTCCTATGTCGTCGCCGGACATTACCCAAACCGAAATCGATAGCGTAAATGCGGTATTGCGCACGCCAACACTCAGCATTGGTCCGTATATTCGGGAGTTTGAGGGGCAGATCGCCGCTTATACAGGTATGAAGCATGGCATTGGCGTGAATTCTGGGACGGCAGGGCTGCATCTTGCCGTGATTGCTGCCGATGTGCATGATGATGACGAAGTGATCACCGCCTCGTTCAGCTTTATCGCCAGCGCCAACGCGATTCTTTATGAGCGGGGGAAACCCGTTTTCGTGGATATTGACCCGCAGACAGGCAACCTTGACCCCGATGCAGTGGAGGCGGCGATCACCCCTCGGACGAAGGCGATCATGCCGATTCATGCCTTTGGGCAGCCGGCTGAGATGGATCGCATTGTGGCGATTGCCCGCCGCCACAACCTGATGATCATTGAGGACGCTTGCGAGGCGCTTGGCGCGGCGTATAAGGGACGCCTGTGCGGGACGTTTGGGGATGTAGCCGTGTTTGCCTTTTACCCAAACAAGCAGATGACGACGGGCGAGGGTGGGATGATGGTCACCAATCGGGACGATCACGCCGACCTCTACCGCAGTTTGCGCAACCAGGGGCGGGATGTCTTTGATGCGTGGCTGAACCATACACGGCTGGGCTATAACTACCGCTTAGACGAGATGAGCGCGGCGCTTGGCGTGGCGCAGATGACGCGCATTGAGGAACTGCTGGCAAAGCGAGAGCGCGTGGCGGGTTGGTACAACGAGCGCATCGATGAAATCCCGGGTATTCAAAAGCCCTATATCGCCCCAACGACAACGCGAATGAGTTGGTTTGTCTATGTGATTCGCTGTATGGACGCGGATCGCGGGGCGATCATCACCGCGCTGAACGCGGCGGATATCCCCTCTCGCCCATACTTCACACCGATTCATTTGCAGCCCTTTTATCGGGAGCGTTTCGGCTGGCAGCGGGGTGACCTTCCCCACACGGAACAGGCAGGCGACACCTTCCTTGCCTTGCCTTTTTCGGGGGTGATGACCGAAGCACAGGTTGACTATGTGACGGAACATCTTCGCCGTGCGGTGGTGGGCAGCTAA
- a CDS encoding Uma2 family endonuclease yields the protein MPDLMVYDAARFNAYCLATPDWQEKPFILVPNLAVEVVSPSDRLSEIYRKAGLYLEDGVQIVWVIDFKRKTVGVFTPTGDIQTLHSGDILSGGAILPQFTIAVSELFG from the coding sequence GTGCCTGATCTGATGGTCTACGATGCAGCCCGCTTTAATGCCTATTGTTTGGCAACACCAGATTGGCAAGAAAAGCCCTTTATCCTTGTCCCCAATTTGGCAGTAGAGGTAGTTTCTCCTTCGGATCGGCTGAGCGAGATATATCGAAAGGCGGGGCTATACCTTGAAGATGGGGTGCAGATTGTGTGGGTGATTGACTTCAAGCGAAAAACGGTAGGGGTTTTCACGCCTACTGGCGATATTCAAACGCTCCATAGTGGGGATATATTGAGCGGCGGAGCGATTTTGCCTCAGTTCACCATCGCCGTATCGGAATTGTTTGGATAG
- a CDS encoding DsbA family protein encodes MTNVPVSETIHLNDPAPDAPRPADTITVSQQSIYYFLIAVVFAVAGFIVGGVTFSTRGVSLEDIRSAAASGAREGVRSEISSMNALINQGGTGGNTAPAAPPTPAVIDTTTAPGWGSTEAKVTIIEYSDFECPYCGRYNRDTYDLIKRDYGDKVRYVFKHFPLSNIHPNAENAGNASECANEQGKFWEYHQILFANQNDLSVKALIAYGVQIEIPDQAAFAACVEGNKYATKVQSDLAEGFNLGISGTPTFFINGLPLVGAQPYRAFQQAIEQALAAGG; translated from the coding sequence ATGACCAATGTTCCTGTTTCTGAGACAATTCACCTGAACGACCCTGCGCCGGATGCTCCCCGTCCGGCGGACACAATCACCGTCAGCCAACAATCAATTTACTATTTCCTGATTGCGGTGGTCTTTGCCGTCGCTGGCTTCATCGTTGGGGGGGTGACGTTTTCGACACGGGGCGTCTCCCTCGAAGATATTCGGAGCGCCGCCGCCTCTGGTGCGCGGGAAGGCGTCCGTTCAGAGATCAGTTCGATGAACGCCTTGATCAATCAGGGTGGAACTGGCGGTAACACCGCCCCCGCCGCCCCGCCGACGCCCGCCGTCATTGATACGACAACGGCGCCGGGGTGGGGGTCTACCGAGGCGAAGGTGACGATTATTGAATACTCCGATTTCGAGTGTCCCTATTGCGGGCGCTACAACCGCGACACCTATGACCTGATCAAGCGCGATTACGGGGATAAAGTGCGCTATGTGTTCAAGCATTTCCCGCTCTCAAACATTCATCCAAACGCAGAAAATGCCGGAAATGCTTCTGAATGTGCGAACGAACAGGGCAAATTTTGGGAATATCACCAGATTCTCTTTGCTAATCAGAATGATCTAAGTGTCAAAGCGCTGATTGCCTATGGTGTGCAGATAGAAATTCCCGACCAAGCGGCGTTTGCGGCGTGCGTGGAGGGCAACAAATACGCCACAAAAGTGCAGTCTGACCTCGCTGAGGGGTTTAACTTGGGGATCAGCGGGACGCCGACGTTTTTCATCAACGGGCTGCCGCTCGTTGGGGCGCAGCCCTACCGCGCCTTTCAGCAGGCAATTGAACAGGCGCTGGCGGCGGGGGGGTAA
- a CDS encoding site-specific DNA-methyltransferase — MQSILEKPQKKRRKSPEGIATNDLILSAHIGTNDALFPQILRLYVPPGSTIADVTYGRGVFWKDVPNDQYCLLPSDLSVSTPTRFGLVRADCRALPYPSSSIAALVCDPPYMHTPGGTAHVNHQNYETYYRNNQAGRLENGAKYHDAVLELYFAAAREAYRVLVNRGIFIVKCQDEVCANKQRLTHVELINEFTRMGFIVEDLFVLMRQGKPGVSRIKQQYHARKNHSYFIIFRKWVKKAATRKNTLQRVALKEGVLPD, encoded by the coding sequence ATGCAGTCAATACTGGAAAAGCCGCAAAAAAAGCGGCGCAAAAGCCCAGAGGGAATCGCCACGAATGATTTGATTCTTAGCGCCCATATAGGGACAAATGACGCTCTTTTCCCCCAAATTCTTAGGTTGTATGTGCCGCCCGGATCAACGATTGCCGATGTCACTTATGGGCGTGGGGTTTTCTGGAAAGATGTTCCAAATGATCAGTATTGTCTTTTGCCCTCTGATCTCAGTGTATCAACACCAACAAGATTCGGTTTGGTGAGAGCGGATTGCCGCGCCCTCCCCTATCCGTCATCGTCCATAGCTGCCCTTGTTTGCGATCCCCCCTACATGCACACCCCCGGCGGTACCGCACATGTGAACCATCAAAACTACGAAACCTACTACCGAAACAACCAAGCTGGACGCCTAGAAAACGGCGCAAAATACCATGACGCCGTTCTTGAACTCTATTTTGCCGCTGCACGGGAAGCATACCGTGTATTGGTCAATCGAGGGATTTTTATTGTGAAATGCCAAGATGAAGTATGTGCGAACAAACAACGTCTCACACACGTTGAACTGATCAATGAATTCACGAGGATGGGATTTATTGTAGAAGATTTATTTGTTCTCATGCGACAGGGCAAACCGGGTGTCAGCCGCATCAAGCAGCAATACCATGCCCGTAAAAACCACTCTTATTTCATTATTTTTCGGAAGTGGGTCAAAAAAGCGGCGACTCGGAAAAATACGCTCCAAAGGGTTGCACTGAAAGAGGGGGTTTTGCCTGATTAA
- the tatA gene encoding twin-arginine translocase TatA/TatE family subunit has protein sequence MQLGPTELIIILVIVVILFGGGRIARLGGELGSAIREFRRGVGDGEKKAQSQLPPNTASTPEELPAAKQPVEQR, from the coding sequence ATGCAATTAGGACCAACCGAATTGATCATCATTTTGGTGATCGTCGTGATTCTTTTTGGCGGGGGGCGGATTGCGCGGCTTGGCGGGGAACTTGGCTCGGCAATCCGCGAGTTTCGGCGGGGGGTTGGAGACGGGGAAAAGAAGGCGCAAAGTCAACTCCCGCCTAACACGGCAAGCACCCCAGAGGAACTCCCCGCCGCAAAGCAGCCCGTCGAACAACGCTGA
- a CDS encoding pyridoxal-phosphate dependent enzyme yields MPSLFSRVVCLMCGAEHPPAPLQSACDQCGGGWLDARYNLDDPHLDWRRQLAKRAPSLWRYEELLPLRDLNARISIGEGWTPLIPARRLGEALNHPNLMLKDERRMPTNSFKDRQGALSVSVLRQEGIRECVLASTGNAAAAYAAYCAHAGIKLWVFLTSLVPAEKMRELALYGAELVKITGTYDQAKLFAADFAARRGVYLDRGAKGVIGKESMKTLAYEIAEQLGLAFADGERWIAPDWYVQAVSGGIGPLGAAKGFRELLHLGLIDKLPKLALVQAEGCAPMVRAFERGEAAATPVTPQTLISVLATGDPGHAYTLIREALLKDGGTMVSVDDGEAFRAMRRLARMEGLSVEPATAVALAGVEKLIASGQIRPDERVVINCSGHTFPAEKHILEDQYVLELEFGENAPTQHVEGLGAALERLEEQITTVVVIDDNPNDTRLIRRLLQAHKNYRIFEMNDPLDGLDVIKQRHPDLIITDLTMPTMDGFALLEGLKSDPQTAAIPVIVLSGKDLTATDKARLEGHIESIWLKGSYRTRDLVDHVVTTLKDA; encoded by the coding sequence ATGCCCTCGTTATTCTCTCGCGTTGTTTGTCTGATGTGTGGGGCTGAACATCCCCCCGCGCCCTTGCAAAGCGCTTGTGATCAGTGTGGGGGGGGATGGCTGGACGCCCGTTACAACCTTGATGATCCTCACTTGGATTGGCGGAGGCAGCTTGCCAAACGGGCACCATCCCTGTGGCGCTATGAAGAACTTCTGCCACTGCGCGATCTAAACGCCCGCATCTCGATTGGGGAAGGGTGGACGCCGCTTATTCCGGCGCGGCGGCTTGGGGAGGCGTTGAACCATCCCAACCTGATGTTGAAGGATGAGCGGCGGATGCCGACGAACTCCTTCAAAGACCGTCAGGGGGCGCTCTCGGTGTCTGTTTTGCGGCAAGAGGGAATCAGGGAATGTGTCCTTGCCTCAACGGGAAATGCCGCCGCTGCTTACGCCGCCTACTGCGCCCATGCGGGGATCAAACTGTGGGTGTTTCTGACAAGCCTGGTGCCGGCGGAGAAAATGCGTGAACTTGCCCTCTATGGGGCGGAGTTGGTGAAGATTACGGGGACGTATGATCAAGCAAAGCTGTTCGCGGCAGATTTCGCGGCGCGACGGGGGGTGTACCTTGATCGGGGGGCAAAGGGCGTTATTGGCAAAGAAAGCATGAAGACGCTTGCCTATGAGATTGCCGAACAACTGGGGTTGGCGTTTGCTGATGGCGAGCGCTGGATCGCCCCCGATTGGTATGTGCAGGCGGTGAGTGGGGGAATCGGACCGCTGGGCGCTGCCAAAGGGTTTAGGGAGCTCCTCCATTTGGGGTTGATCGATAAACTGCCGAAACTTGCCCTTGTGCAGGCGGAGGGCTGCGCCCCGATGGTGCGTGCCTTTGAACGCGGCGAGGCGGCGGCGACACCCGTCACGCCGCAGACGTTGATCAGCGTCCTTGCCACAGGCGATCCCGGTCATGCCTACACCTTGATACGGGAGGCTCTTTTGAAGGATGGCGGGACGATGGTCAGCGTCGATGATGGGGAGGCGTTCCGCGCCATGCGCCGGCTTGCCCGTATGGAGGGGCTGAGCGTTGAGCCAGCGACAGCGGTTGCCCTTGCCGGCGTGGAGAAATTGATTGCCAGTGGGCAGATTCGCCCTGACGAGCGGGTGGTGATCAACTGTTCTGGGCATACCTTCCCCGCCGAAAAGCACATCCTCGAAGATCAGTATGTTTTGGAACTGGAATTTGGGGAGAACGCCCCAACGCAGCATGTGGAAGGCTTGGGCGCGGCGCTGGAACGGCTGGAAGAACAGATTACGACGGTGGTTGTCATTGACGATAACCCGAATGATACGCGGTTGATCCGGCGGCTGCTGCAAGCGCACAAGAATTACCGGATTTTTGAGATGAACGATCCGCTCGATGGGCTGGATGTGATCAAGCAGCGCCACCCCGATTTGATCATCACCGATTTGACGATGCCGACAATGGATGGCTTTGCTTTGCTAGAGGGGTTGAAAAGCGATCCACAGACAGCGGCGATTCCGGTCATTGTCCTATCGGGGAAAGACCTGACGGCGACGGACAAAGCCCGCTTGGAGGGACACATTGAGTCGATCTGGCTGAAGGGGAGCTATCGCACCCGCGATCTGGTCGATCACGTCGTGACGACCTTAAAGGATGCCTAA
- a CDS encoding B12-binding domain-containing radical SAM protein yields MPHTVLLYNPRSTSAGKQRLPLSLMAIAAMIVPEYEVEFIDGNLIPDPAAHILDRARATGATLLAVTVMPGPQLKQAVEVCKRVKAAFPALQIVWGGYFPTHHGEITVRSGYVDFAIEGQGEVAFRRLVDTLHQGGALADVPSLWYTEKGTPTLTPRAPLLPLNNLPYYPYEKIDMTPYAQKHYLGKRCYPHHSSFGCPFACSFCAVVALSHQRWLAESAERTAKIVTRLHTQYGADSLEFHDMDFFVSEGRTREFAERITPLGLRWWGLGRADTLMGYSDATFATMQKSGVKMIFMGAESGSDEVLARMNKGGTSAVAVTEAIVARLKQYNIVPELSFVLGNPPDPLADIDASLRFIKRLKRLNPAIELILYIYTPVPQDGAGLYEEAKRLGFRFPESLDEWANDDWETYAFRRNPNLPWFTEVARRRVRDFETVINAYYPTVTDMRLHHSGMKIILKALSGWRYRLGIYRAPYELKALQKLIRYRRPETTGF; encoded by the coding sequence ATGCCTCACACGGTCTTACTCTATAACCCACGCAGCACCTCCGCCGGCAAACAACGGTTGCCGCTCTCCCTCATGGCGATTGCCGCCATGATCGTCCCTGAGTATGAGGTGGAATTCATTGATGGTAACCTGATCCCTGATCCGGCAGCGCATATCCTAGATCGGGCGCGGGCGACGGGCGCCACACTGCTCGCCGTCACCGTCATGCCCGGACCGCAGCTAAAACAAGCCGTAGAGGTCTGTAAACGTGTGAAAGCAGCCTTCCCCGCCTTGCAGATCGTTTGGGGGGGATATTTCCCCACCCATCACGGCGAGATCACCGTCCGCAGTGGCTATGTTGATTTTGCCATTGAGGGGCAGGGTGAGGTTGCTTTTCGCCGCTTGGTCGATACCCTTCATCAGGGCGGCGCGTTGGCAGACGTGCCAAGCCTATGGTACACCGAAAAGGGGACACCGACGCTCACCCCTCGCGCTCCACTGCTCCCTTTGAACAACCTCCCCTACTACCCTTACGAAAAAATCGATATGACGCCGTATGCCCAAAAGCACTACTTGGGCAAACGCTGTTATCCTCATCACAGCAGTTTCGGCTGTCCCTTCGCGTGCAGTTTTTGCGCCGTTGTCGCCCTCAGCCATCAGCGTTGGCTGGCAGAATCGGCTGAACGCACGGCAAAGATCGTCACCCGCCTCCATACCCAATATGGCGCAGACTCTCTCGAATTTCATGACATGGATTTTTTCGTCAGCGAGGGGCGCACCCGTGAATTTGCCGAGCGCATCACCCCCTTAGGTCTGCGCTGGTGGGGCTTAGGGCGTGCCGATACGCTCATGGGCTACAGCGATGCCACCTTTGCCACCATGCAAAAAAGCGGCGTCAAGATGATCTTCATGGGCGCGGAAAGTGGCTCTGACGAGGTGTTGGCGCGGATGAACAAAGGCGGCACAAGCGCCGTTGCCGTCACCGAGGCAATCGTCGCACGGTTGAAACAGTACAATATCGTTCCAGAGCTTTCCTTTGTCTTGGGCAACCCCCCCGACCCCCTTGCCGATATTGACGCCAGTTTGCGCTTCATCAAACGGCTGAAACGCTTGAACCCCGCCATCGAATTGATCCTCTACATCTATACCCCCGTTCCCCAAGACGGCGCCGGTCTCTACGAGGAGGCAAAGCGTCTAGGCTTCCGTTTCCCCGAAAGCCTTGACGAATGGGCGAACGACGATTGGGAAACCTATGCCTTCCGCCGCAACCCAAACCTCCCCTGGTTCACTGAGGTGGCGCGGCGCAGGGTGCGCGATTTTGAAACGGTGATCAACGCCTACTACCCCACCGTCACCGATATGCGCCTCCACCACAGCGGCATGAAGATAATCCTCAAAGCGCTCTCCGGCTGGCGCTATCGCTTGGGCATCTACCGCGCCCCCTACGAGTTAAAAGCGCTTCAAAAGCTCATTCGCTACCGCCGTCCAGAGACGACGGGCTTTTAA
- a CDS encoding c-type cytochrome — translation MSRWAIGCVLLFMLALSACGGQPPPFSDLPAGDAERGAMLFRTSIEEMPTCNGCHSVQETMINGPALKGLGKVAGERVGGLSAGDYLYQSISQPAAYLVSGYANTMYNAYGGRLTAQQIADLIAYLLTL, via the coding sequence GTGAGTCGTTGGGCTATTGGTTGTGTGCTTTTATTCATGCTTGCCCTAAGCGCCTGTGGCGGGCAACCGCCACCATTTTCCGATCTGCCAGCGGGGGATGCAGAGCGCGGCGCGATGCTGTTTAGAACATCGATTGAGGAGATGCCAACCTGCAATGGCTGCCACTCTGTCCAAGAAACGATGATCAACGGTCCGGCGTTGAAGGGGCTTGGGAAGGTGGCAGGGGAGCGGGTAGGGGGGCTTTCGGCGGGAGACTATTTGTACCAGAGCATTAGCCAGCCCGCCGCCTACCTTGTGAGTGGGTATGCCAACACGATGTACAACGCTTATGGCGGGCGGCTGACGGCGCAACAGATTGCCGACTTGATCGCCTATTTGCTGACGTTATGA
- a CDS encoding Gfo/Idh/MocA family oxidoreductase, which produces MTISVLLVGAGAIAPAHVRAVRGEGERAVLKGVVDRDRTTARTFAADHGISAAYDDLATALEKEHPDLVLICTPPALHADQCVKALSSGAWVLCEKPLCASLAELDRIIRAEQESRCYCSVIAQRRFSGVVRHIKGLIEGDVLGAPIAALCATTWFRDAAYYRVPWRGTWAQETGGVTMNLGVHLIDLLLHLFGRWRDVRGVVTTRQRAIEVDNLSAGVVTFENGAVGSLLNSALSPRQETYLRLDFERATLETRHLYDFTAKDWTCYSSEAAVMAAWEALEDDSPADHAAQFRALLADMEAGTPPLMRSAGAARETLEFVTAFYKAGFGKEIVQRGAITPDDPFYRGMNGAAL; this is translated from the coding sequence GTGACCATCAGCGTGCTACTGGTTGGGGCGGGCGCTATTGCGCCAGCGCATGTTCGTGCGGTGCGGGGTGAGGGGGAACGTGCCGTTTTAAAAGGGGTTGTGGATCGGGATAGGACAACCGCCCGCACCTTTGCCGCTGATCATGGGATTTCCGCCGCCTATGATGATCTCGCCACTGCGCTGGAGAAGGAACACCCCGATCTCGTCTTGATTTGTACGCCGCCTGCCCTTCACGCTGACCAATGCGTGAAGGCGCTTTCCAGTGGGGCGTGGGTGCTTTGCGAAAAACCCCTCTGCGCCAGCCTTGCCGAACTGGATCGGATTATCCGCGCCGAACAGGAAAGCCGCTGTTATTGTTCGGTGATCGCCCAGCGGCGTTTTAGCGGGGTTGTACGCCATATCAAAGGGTTGATTGAAGGCGACGTGTTGGGAGCGCCCATTGCCGCACTCTGCGCGACGACATGGTTTCGAGATGCCGCCTACTACCGCGTCCCCTGGCGGGGAACATGGGCGCAAGAAACGGGCGGTGTCACCATGAATTTGGGCGTTCACCTCATCGATTTACTGCTGCATCTGTTTGGGAGGTGGCGGGATGTGCGCGGGGTGGTAACGACGCGGCAGCGGGCGATTGAGGTTGATAATCTCTCGGCAGGGGTAGTCACTTTTGAGAACGGGGCGGTGGGATCGCTGCTGAACAGCGCTCTTTCGCCGCGCCAAGAGACGTACCTTCGGCTGGATTTTGAACGAGCGACATTGGAAACACGCCACCTCTATGACTTCACCGCGAAGGATTGGACATGCTATAGTAGCGAGGCGGCGGTGATGGCAGCATGGGAGGCGTTAGAGGATGATTCGCCGGCTGACCACGCGGCGCAGTTTCGGGCGCTCTTGGCGGATATGGAGGCGGGAACGCCACCCTTGATGCGTTCCGCAGGGGCGGCACGGGAGACGTTGGAATTTGTCACCGCCTTTTATAAGGCGGGATTCGGCAAGGAAATTGTCCAACGTGGGGCGATTACCCCAGACGATCCGTTTTATAGGGGGATGAACGGCGCGGCGTTATGA